The Coffea eugenioides isolate CCC68of chromosome 8, Ceug_1.0, whole genome shotgun sequence genome has a segment encoding these proteins:
- the LOC113780673 gene encoding uncharacterized protein LOC113780673, with amino-acid sequence FPQRLKQNKFDKDFEKFVKLFKQLHINIPFADAILQIPSYAKFLKEIMTRKRKLEDCETIALTEECSAIIQNKLPPKLKDPGSFSIPCTIGNVDFSKALCDLGASVSLIPLTVARQLGLHELKRTNITLQLADRSIRYPLGVLENVLIKVQKFIIPVDFVVLDMEEDISMPIILGRPFLATAGTIIDVKNGKLKFQVGEEEVEFNLNEMEKYP; translated from the exons tttccacaaagattaaagcaaaataagtttgataaagattttgaaaaatttgttaaacttttcaaacaattgcacattaacattccttttgccgatgctattttgcagattccaTCTTATGCTaaatttctcaaggaaatcatgactagaaaaagaaagttggaagactgcgaaacaatagcattaacggaggaatgtagtgcaattattcaaaataagctaccaccgaagttgaaggatccggggagtttttctataccttgcaccataggtaacgttgatttttctaaggctttgtgtgatcttggtgctagtgtatcattaatacctttaacggtggctagacaattgggtttgcatgagcttaaacgcactaatattactttgcaactagcggatcggtctattagatatccattgggagtgttggagaatgtattgataaaagttcaaaaatttatcattccagtagattttgtggtattagatatggaagaagatatatctatgccaattattctaggtagaccatttctagctactgcaggtactattattgatgtcaaaaatggcaagcttaagtttcaagtaggtgaagaagaggtagaatttaatttgaatgaaatggaaaaataccc gtaa